Below is a genomic region from Arcanobacterium haemolyticum DSM 20595.
TGACGACGACGTTGCAGCATTCAAATGGGCTCACCAAGATCATGGAACTGCACGCTCTGCTGAAGCGCAAATGATGGATCTAGCTGACGATATCGGCTATTCGGTGCATGACGTAGAAGATGGTGTTTTTTCTGGCTATGTTCACCCGAGCGTTCTTTCTGTAGCGAATGATGCCGAAATTGCCAAAGTCGTTGAATCAACACTGAACTGGTATAAGCCATCGTGTTCGGTAGACGAACTCGCCGCCGCCGGCCAGCGCGTGCTTTCCATGGAGGCGTGGCCGCGTGAATACCTTGGATTACAGCGTGACATGGCTGGCCTGAAAGACTACACATCGGATCTGATCGGCCGGTTCATTTCGGCAGTCACTGACGCAACCCGGGAGATTCATCCAGAACCGTTGGTACGTTACGGCGGAAACGTCGTCGTCCCACGGGAAACCGCGCTCGAAATCCTGTTCGTGAAAGGTATAGCTGTGCACTACGTCATGGCTCCGCGAGAACTCGAAGCGCCGTACTTCGAACAGCGCACGATTCTTTTCGATCTGATGGATGCTCTCACGGAAAACCCAGAAGATCGTCTGGAACCCATGTTCCTTGAACTGTGGCGCAACGCGGCAGATGAGAACGCGAAACTGCGGGTGATTGTGGATCAGATTGCGTCACTTACCGATCAATCTGCGCGAAGCTGGCATTCCCGCTACTGCGGAATGCTACGTCACTGATCTTCTCTCGTGTTGCTATGACCTAGATCAATTCTGTATCCTTTGAAGAGCTAGATGCGTGATATGCACGATGACGTGCTTTTATACGCATCACTATGTCAATGGAGACACTAGAAAAGGTCCAACATGAAAAACATGAAGAAGGTTATTGCTGTTTCGCTAGGAAGCCTCCTGGCACTCTCTGCGTGTGCAGGTGGTTCCA
It encodes:
- a CDS encoding deoxyguanosinetriphosphate triphosphohydrolase — translated: MNQAYTASDKERWLSEGIKSTARTDFERDRARVLHSAALRRLGAKTQVMGPESDDFIRTRLTHSLEVAQVGRSLAKNLGADEDIVETACLCHDMGHPPYGHNGEQALDELAVSFGGFEGNAQTLRILTRLEPKRFHDDARPAGLNLTRAIVDATVKYPWTRFAGPKGESSPKFGAYDDDVAAFKWAHQDHGTARSAEAQMMDLADDIGYSVHDVEDGVFSGYVHPSVLSVANDAEIAKVVESTLNWYKPSCSVDELAAAGQRVLSMEAWPREYLGLQRDMAGLKDYTSDLIGRFISAVTDATREIHPEPLVRYGGNVVVPRETALEILFVKGIAVHYVMAPRELEAPYFEQRTILFDLMDALTENPEDRLEPMFLELWRNAADENAKLRVIVDQIASLTDQSARSWHSRYCGMLRH